The DNA segment TCAAGAGTTCATGATTGAGCCTATCGGCTTTAGCAGCTTTGCAGAGTCACTGCGTGCTGGTGCTGAAATTTTCCATAGCTTAAAAAGCGTGCTGAAAAAACAGGGTTTAAACACTGCGGTTGGCGATGAGGGTGGCTTTGCACCAAACCTGCGTTCGAATGAAGAAGCAATTACCGTGATTCTGCAGGCGATCGAACAAGCCGGTTATAAAGCGGGTTCAGATATCATGCTGGCATTGGATTGTGCGGCGACTGAATTTTATAAAAATGGCCAATACGTATTGGCTGGTGAAGGCAATAAAGCATTCAGCAATCATCAGTTTGCTGACTACTTGGCAGGTCTTGCACGTCAATACCCAATCATTTCGATTGAAGATGGTTTGGATGAGTCTGATTGGGAAGGCTGGAAGTATCTGACTGATATTTGTGGCGATAAAGTGCAGTTGGTTGGCGATGATTTGTTCGTAACCAACCCTGCAATCCTGCAAAAAGGTATTGATACCGGCGTTGCCAATGCGATTCTGATTAAGTTCAACCAAATTGGTACTCTTACCGAGACTTTGGATGCAATCTATTTGGCAAAAGCCAATGGCTATGCAACTGTGATTTCTCATCGTTCAGGCGAAACCGAAGATTCAACGATTGCTGACTTGGCTGTCGGTACTGCAGCTGGTCAGATCAAGACTGGTTCACTGTGTCGTTCAGACCGTGTTGCAAAATATAACCAATTGTTGCGTATCGAAGAGATGGTAGATGCGCCTTATCGCGGTGCGCTTGAGTTCCGTGGTTTGAATGCAGCATTGAAGGCTTAACCTATGCTCTCGACGCTCACCGGTCGCCTCATCCTTATCGTTGCCATTGTGGTGATTGCTTTTCTACAGTTTAAGCTGTGGATGGGAGAGGGTGGTTATCGTGAGCGTCAGCGTTTGGCGTCACTCATTCAGCAACAAAATCAGCAAAATGATCAATTAGCAGAGCGCAATCGCGTGCTGTCTGCTGAGGTTCATGATCTGAAAGATGGGATGGAAGCTGTCGAAGAACATGCACGATTAGATCTGGGTTTGATTCGTCCGCATGAGACTTTTGTTCAGTTGACTGCACTTCCGCCGCCTGTTATCGCTGCACCTGCTCCGCCAGCATCATGAGCGAGATACTCGCTCGCGACGTTGATGTTCCTGATCGTGCTCCAACGCTTTGGGCGGTCGTTCCTGCTGCTGGAAGTGGGCGTCGTTTCGGTTCTGAAATCCCCAAACAATATCTCATACTCCAAGACCAACCGATTATGCTGCATAGCATCAATCGTTTATTTGCGCTGCCTCTTGCGGGTTGTGTTATTGCGATTGCCGCGGGGGATACTCAAGCTCAAACATTGAATTATCAGTCGCTTGACCGTATCCAATTTGTCGTGGGTGGGGCTGAGCGTATGGACTCGGTCCTAGCGGGTCTGGAATATCTTAAAGACAAGGCCGCTGTGGACGACTGGATTTTAGTTCATGATGTCGCAAGACCTTGTATTGCCCCTACGAGCTTACATCGCTTAGTCAATGAGCTCCATGATCATGATATCGGGGGCATTCTCGCAACGCCAGTTCGTGATACCTTAAAGCGGGTTCATGATCACACTATCCTTGCAACAGCCCCTCGCGATAATCTATGGCAAGCGCAAACACCACAAATGTTTCGTTTTGGCGTGCTTTATAATGCGCTTATTGCTGCAAAAACACAGGGTTTACAAGTCACCGATGAAGCCAGTGCGGTCGAACTTGCTGGATTCTCGGTGAAAATTATCGAAGGGCGCATGGATAATCTAAAAATTACGTATGCCGATGATTTGGCTTTGGCGGACGTTATCTTACAGGCTCAACAACATATATAACTGAGGGCTACTTCGCCTTCATTAGTATTGAATTTTCTTTTCAAAAAAAAGATGAGAGTGTTCAGTTAGTCAAACTGATTGAGCGCCCTTGGTATGGACACATCACAATTATATTTTGGATTTTTGTATGGATTCACAACTGATTAAAGTGGGCGCCGCTGTAGTTGTTGCATTAGGCATCACATGGGGTGGAACGACGTGGTATGGCGGTCAGCAAATTGCTGCTCAGTATCCAAAAGCATTGGCAAAATTAAATGATGGGGCTTTAGGGCCGCTTAAAATTGTGATCAATAAACAACAATTTGGCTTTTTCACGGGTAGAGTAGACTGGGATGTCATTTTTACCCCAAATCCTTGTGAGCCTGATCATACGATCAAATTCAGTGGGTATGATGATATCAAGAATGGCGTATTTCCATCTTTGGGTTGGGGGGAAATTCAATCCCATATCATTTGGCCAGAAGAAGCGCGTCCAATACTAACCAAAATTTTCGGAACCAAAGAGCCCCTTCAGATTAAGACCAATGTGGGATTCTTGGGTGGTTTACAGGTGCAAGTAATGAGCCCAGCCTCGACGTTTGGCAATGAAAAGGGCTCATTTGAATGGAAGGGCTTCACCGGTAAAATCACCCAAGATCGTACCGCAAGCCGCTTGCATGGCAATCTCATCTCTCCTGGAATTAGCTTTACCTCTGCTGACAAAGAAACCGTGATTACACTGGACAAAGTCAGCTATGATTTTGATAGTCAAAAAGGCCAATCTGGTTTGGGTCTAGGCCAAGGTGAGTTAGTGTTCAGTGCGTTGAATGCCGTCAATGCAGGCAAGTCTTTTGGTTTTAAAGATTTTAAGCTCATTTCTGAGACAACGGAGAAAGATGGTTTTTTTGCGATGAGCATGACTTATAAAGTTGCAGAGCTGCTTCAAGAGGGCAAGAGCATTGGTAAAATTGAACTTGCTGTGACTGCGGATCATATTGATGCGCTTGCTTTAAAAGATGTCGTTGCCGTCATGCAAAAGATGCAAACTCAATGTAAGCCTGCACCAGATCGACTTCTCAAAGCTGCGCAGCCGATTTTTGCCAAAGGGATCAGTGCCAAGGTCAATCATTTGGACATAGGCTTCTTTGATGGCAAGGCACATGCGGAAGCAACAGCAAATTTACCTGCACTAACAGTGGAAGAGCAGAAAGATCCTAAATCGGCCGTGCAAAAGTTTAGTGTCGATGGTAAGGCCAATGTGACCCAAGCACTGTTAATAAAACTTGCTGATATTGCTGGAAAAACACAAGGTCAACCGACGAGTCCTGAACAGAGTGCGCAAATGGTTGAGATGATGCTTGCTAAACCCGTCAGTGAGGGTTTGTTGAGCAAGTCTGCGGATGGCTATACGACGACGTTGCAAGTTTGTGAAGGGAAAGTTTCAGTGAATGGCACACCGCTCAATTGATCTAGAGTGATTTAAATTTATAAAAGGTAGGATATGACTCCATTTGATTTACGCATAGGCCAAGGGCTGGATGTTCATGCCTTCGATGATGGCAGTACCCATTATGTCACGTTGGCAGGTGTACAGATTCCGCATACTCATGGGCTGATTGCGCATTCTGATGGAGACGTGATCTTGCATGCGCTCTCTGATGCCTTGCTCGGAGCTCTGGCTCTGGGAGATATTGGACAGCATTTTCCTGATACGGATGTGCAGTTTAAAGGCGCAGATAGTCGCGTGCTATTGCGCCATGTCTATCAGATCATTCAAGACCGTGGTTTTAGTTTGGTGAATGCAGATATCACTGTGGCTTGCGAGCGTCCAAAGCTTGCCCCCCATAATCTGGCCATGCGGCAGAACATTGCGGACGATTTACAGGTATCCGTTGATCGTGTCAGTGTGAAAGCGACAACAACAGAGAAGCTGGGCTTCACAGGACGTCAAGAAGGAATTCTTGCTCAAGCGACAATACTTTTGGCGAAAAAAGCGACTTAGAAGCTGTTTTATAAAAATTATTTGGGAGTGGATATTTGCATGCAATCAATTGATTGGACTGTTGAACCTTATCGCAGCGCTATACGTCGTTTGCATATTCGTTATGTACTATGGCAAACCAAATTTACGCTAATTGCATTGGTCTGTTTGTTTGTCATAGGTGCATACGACACGATCAAGCATGGCGTTTGGCTGGAATTGTGGATGGCTTTGACACTCACTGGACTCATTTTAGTCCGTATCTTTTTGCACTTGAGTCGACTGAGTAAGGCGAATCAGAAGATCGGTGCTGTTCAGTATACAACCGATGACAATGGTTTAACTGTCAGACTGAGCGAGGGGACATTCAGTGTGCCGTGGACTAAGCTCGATACATCCTTTGCGAGTAAAGACGGGATTATTGTGCGTTATTCAGGTCGTTCCGTGCTTACGATCCCTAATGGTGAGATTCGTGCTGAGCTAGAGCGTGTACTCGGAAAAGCGCCTACACCATTAGGATAAGCCTTAATTGGATGCTAATGATTATCTATCTATTGGTATTACCACATAAGATCATCGGGAATCACATACGCCGCATAAGGATCGTCTTCATCGATGCCTTGCTGTGGCACTGTTTTTTCATTACGAATGACAATCACCTCAGGAGCACGCTCGGCTATTTTATCCGCTAAAGCGCGCGGTAAGAGCGGGTAGTGCTCATCGAGTCGAGCGATCGCAATACGACCCTTCACGATCTGATCGTAGACTTCTTGGGTCACGTAAATTTTCTTGATTTTCCCTGCATCGATAAATTGATAAGTGACATCACCTGATGTGTCTTTAATCTGATGCTGACTCAGCATTTGACGAATATTTGCAGCCTGAGTCTTGAGTTCTAATGCGTGTTGACGTTCTCGATTCAGGGCTTGATCTCGTGCGAGTTTTTCGGCTTGGGCTGCAGCCAGTGCTTGCTTAACATCATCCTCATTGTGCCCAGTTTTGATCGCGTGCTGCTGCTGTTGATTGATTTTTTTGGCTTTCTTGGCATCAACGAGTCCTGCTTTGAGGAGTTGTGCTTGGAGTGCATTTTTTGCCATGGTGCGTATGTCGTAATTCATCAAAGAGAAGCTTATAGTTTAAGAAGGCACCGCACTAAAGTAAATCAAAGTCTTGATGAAGTTCTTTTGGGGATGGCGATGAGTGCTATGGTTCTATGTTGTGGTAAGGCATTAAGGCGTCCTGTTTTTGTATTGTATTTGAACGATCGGCTTATAATGATTAATGATCACATTGGATGATGTCCTTATGTTGATCCTTGATTGAAGGAGTGGGTTATGTTTAATTCGTCGCCAGTTAAGCCATCTAAACGACCTGAATATTGGTTTCCAGCTAAACGTTTTGGTTGGGGCTGGGGCGCTCCAATTGTTTGGCAGGGATGGCTAGTTCTTATTGGTTATATTTTTTTGCTTGGGCTTGCGTGTGTTGTCTTTCCTGTGCAAATTATGTTTGTGAAGTGGACTGCAAGTATACTGTCTTTGAGTCTGATCTTAATTGCGATCTGTTTTTTGAAAGGCGAGCCTCTTCACTGAACATGAAGTTAATGATGCATACTAACATTTTGGATGAAAACTACACGCTTAGTATTGCGGGATTGATAAAACGATTGACAGGTTTTGGAATTCATATAGAATGCGCATCGTTAGTTACGATGTTGTTAAGCGTCGTGATCACCAGATTCGATATTGTTTCAATATCACCAGTTTGCGGGAATAGCTCAGTTGGTAGAGCACAACCTTGCCAAGGTTGGGGTCGAGAGTTCGAGTCTCTTTTCCCGCTCCAGTTTGGAATCGACCCCAAAATCGATTCCGTTTTTGTAGATGATTGTAATCAATCATAAAATCCTAGCTTTTTAGCTGGGATTTTTTTATGCCTGAACAAAAGTTACATGACTAGATCAGTACTTGAACTTTGCTTGAAGTGTTTAGTCGACTCCATATTTTTTCAATTTATTCGTTGTTTCTTATCTTTGGATATTTCGATTCTTTTTTTATTTAATTAAAGACTATTGTCACCTTTATAAAGCCTATTTATAAATATAAATAATATTGTATTTGATAATCATTATCGTTAACATGTGTGTCAGTGAGCCAGCCCCTGCTATTTAGTTCATCACTGGTTACTTTCAGAATGAAGCCTCTTTTTTTGCAGACATTCAAGCTTAGGCGTGAGGCAAGGTGATGCTCACAGCAAATTTTATATTACTTCGATTTTAAAGAATTGATCATGGTCATAAGTTCAAGAGCATCGTACCGATGGATGGTGGCGTCACGTTGTGGTGCCGCAATTTTGGGTGGATACGTATTCGCATCTGCAATCACGGTTTTTTTATCTTTAGCTTTGCCGGGTCCACGGGCAGAGGTCGTTTTGTTTGCAAGCTTATTGAGTTTTATTTTTTATCTGCTTGCCGTGATCTGGGCGTTTGCAGCAAAAACGGCTTGGCGAGCGTGGTTATGGTTAATTCTGCCGACATTGGTTTTGGCGACTATTTCTTATCTCATCAAAAGAGCGGTGTTCTAAGCGCTGGAGCCTTGCATGATGCATAACAGTTTTCGTCAGTCCATGGCATGGTTGCATACTTGGGTTGGTTTAGTGCTGGGCTGGCTGATTTTTACGATTTTCATTATGGGAACCGCCTCGTATTTTAAATCTGAAATCAATCAGTGGATGCACCCTGAAGCACAATTTCAAGTTCCTGCACCTGAGACCGCCGCGCTCATTGGACTAAAGACTTTAGATCGCATTGCACCTCATGCCGAAAGTTGGTATTTAACGCTGCCCACCCAGCGTGCGCCCCTGACCTCTGCATTCTGGAAAGAGCCGGGTGAAAATGGTCAATATAAAAGCCAAGAGATG comes from the Aquirhabdus parva genome and includes:
- the ispD gene encoding 2-C-methyl-D-erythritol 4-phosphate cytidylyltransferase → MSEILARDVDVPDRAPTLWAVVPAAGSGRRFGSEIPKQYLILQDQPIMLHSINRLFALPLAGCVIAIAAGDTQAQTLNYQSLDRIQFVVGGAERMDSVLAGLEYLKDKAAVDDWILVHDVARPCIAPTSLHRLVNELHDHDIGGILATPVRDTLKRVHDHTILATAPRDNLWQAQTPQMFRFGVLYNALIAAKTQGLQVTDEASAVELAGFSVKIIEGRMDNLKITYADDLALADVILQAQQHI
- the ispF gene encoding 2-C-methyl-D-erythritol 2,4-cyclodiphosphate synthase yields the protein MTPFDLRIGQGLDVHAFDDGSTHYVTLAGVQIPHTHGLIAHSDGDVILHALSDALLGALALGDIGQHFPDTDVQFKGADSRVLLRHVYQIIQDRGFSLVNADITVACERPKLAPHNLAMRQNIADDLQVSVDRVSVKATTTEKLGFTGRQEGILAQATILLAKKAT
- a CDS encoding DUF3649 domain-containing protein, which gives rise to MVISSRASYRWMVASRCGAAILGGYVFASAITVFLSLALPGPRAEVVLFASLLSFIFYLLAVIWAFAAKTAWRAWLWLILPTLVLATISYLIKRAVF
- a CDS encoding DUF2058 domain-containing protein produces the protein MAKNALQAQLLKAGLVDAKKAKKINQQQQHAIKTGHNEDDVKQALAAAQAEKLARDQALNRERQHALELKTQAANIRQMLSQHQIKDTSGDVTYQFIDAGKIKKIYVTQEVYDQIVKGRIAIARLDEHYPLLPRALADKIAERAPEVIVIRNEKTVPQQGIDEDDPYAAYVIPDDLMW
- the ftsB gene encoding cell division protein FtsB, translating into MLSTLTGRLILIVAIVVIAFLQFKLWMGEGGYRERQRLASLIQQQNQQNDQLAERNRVLSAEVHDLKDGMEAVEEHARLDLGLIRPHETFVQLTALPPPVIAAPAPPAS
- a CDS encoding YdgA family protein, with the translated sequence MDSQLIKVGAAVVVALGITWGGTTWYGGQQIAAQYPKALAKLNDGALGPLKIVINKQQFGFFTGRVDWDVIFTPNPCEPDHTIKFSGYDDIKNGVFPSLGWGEIQSHIIWPEEARPILTKIFGTKEPLQIKTNVGFLGGLQVQVMSPASTFGNEKGSFEWKGFTGKITQDRTASRLHGNLISPGISFTSADKETVITLDKVSYDFDSQKGQSGLGLGQGELVFSALNAVNAGKSFGFKDFKLISETTEKDGFFAMSMTYKVAELLQEGKSIGKIELAVTADHIDALALKDVVAVMQKMQTQCKPAPDRLLKAAQPIFAKGISAKVNHLDIGFFDGKAHAEATANLPALTVEEQKDPKSAVQKFSVDGKANVTQALLIKLADIAGKTQGQPTSPEQSAQMVEMMLAKPVSEGLLSKSADGYTTTLQVCEGKVSVNGTPLN
- the eno gene encoding phosphopyruvate hydratase; its protein translation is MSQITDIRAREILDSRGNPTIEADITLASGATGRGTAPSGASTGSREALELRDGDKSRYLGKGVRTAVQNVNSDIRDLLLGFDVRDQKGLDEKLIALDNTENKSKLGANAMLAVSLAAARAAATQLHLPLYQHIANLRGQSVLSMPVPMMNIINGGAHADNTVDIQEFMIEPIGFSSFAESLRAGAEIFHSLKSVLKKQGLNTAVGDEGGFAPNLRSNEEAITVILQAIEQAGYKAGSDIMLALDCAATEFYKNGQYVLAGEGNKAFSNHQFADYLAGLARQYPIISIEDGLDESDWEGWKYLTDICGDKVQLVGDDLFVTNPAILQKGIDTGVANAILIKFNQIGTLTETLDAIYLAKANGYATVISHRSGETEDSTIADLAVGTAAGQIKTGSLCRSDRVAKYNQLLRIEEMVDAPYRGALEFRGLNAALKA
- a CDS encoding YcxB family protein — its product is MQSIDWTVEPYRSAIRRLHIRYVLWQTKFTLIALVCLFVIGAYDTIKHGVWLELWMALTLTGLILVRIFLHLSRLSKANQKIGAVQYTTDDNGLTVRLSEGTFSVPWTKLDTSFASKDGIIVRYSGRSVLTIPNGEIRAELERVLGKAPTPLG